One region of Dryobates pubescens isolate bDryPub1 chromosome 20, bDryPub1.pri, whole genome shotgun sequence genomic DNA includes:
- the THEMIS2 gene encoding protein THEMIS2: MEPLSFQRYICSLDPTTLPRVLRICSGVYFQGSVYEISGNECCLSTGDLLKVTAVELQKVVCEDTETGQTMELPPTFEGHFQPAPALGPHQTLHKPFPKTARQRVLTLQQVLGLWDRQPQPLLCPAISPHALLLHPVYEVQAAMQLRRDLVKVPSTLEVDVEDVTEEAQHVRFARPLLLSEVLEMEEAMPTLAEILEGPAGPAVFQSAWERRLRRGQWLQLHGRSRAWRVLASAPSSGRYFLLSSAYQGWFRRRPRRFAAVRELAAALEPGRRLRLVVTQDCEGLVGDVAPLAVGDRLEVQGLQGSGAGTRLLCHRRAGEGDEEEGEELLLPLDVSGGFLEEASDSKKYRLEELLQRQPLPCEVRLAAPDPALGRDALAALPALRLEALLHQPFLVGSFCEEPEEGFEIPPRWLDLSVLLSEGPVHPLTPCTLRCRLEELTEAFYYRLLAQLPGSAAQPPPRPPKPARSGTAPGGRRPAAPRSATPVSCLLAPPLPPLPGPPGPSAPGAADTDSDSAEHDYETVDDSVQKTVHKTQAIVPF; this comes from the exons aTGGAGCCTCTCTCCTTCCAGAGGTACATCTGCTCGCTGGACCCCACCACTCTGCCCCGCGTCCTCAGGATCTGCTCTGGTGTCTACTTCCAAG ggtcTGTGTATGAAATCTCAGGCAATGAGTGCTGCTTGTCCACGGGTGACCTGCTCAAAGTCacagcagtggagctgcagaaggtCGTTTGTGAGGACACAGAGACAGGGCAGACGATGGAACTGCCACCGACCTTTGAGG GTCAtttccagcctgccccagccctggggccacaCCAAACACTGCACAAACCCTTCCCGAAGACTGCCAGGCAGCGGGTCctgacactgcagcaggtgctggggttgtgggacaggcagccacagcccctcctgtgccctgccatcAGCCCTCacgccctgctcctgcaccccgTCTATGAGGTGCAGGCTGCCATGCAGT TGCGCCGGGATCTGGTGAAGGTCCCCTCCACACTGGAGGTGGACGTGGAAGATGTGACAGAAGAGGCGCAGCATGTCCGCTTCGCCCGGCCGCTGCTACTGAGCGAAGTGCTGGAGATGGAGGAGGCGATGCCGACCCTGGCCGAGATCCTGGAGGGTCCGGCCGGCCCTGCCGTCTTCCAGAGCGCCTGGGAGCGGCGGCTCCGGCgggggcagtggctgcagctccaCGGCCGCTCCCGTGCCTGGCGGGTGCTGGCCTCGGCCCCCAGCAGCGGCCGCTACTTCCTCCTGTCCAGCGCCTACCAGGGCTGGTTCCGCCGGCGGCCACGGCGCTTCGCGGCCGTGCGGGAGCTGGCGGCCGCCCTGGAGCCGGGCCGGAGGCTGCGCCTCGTGGTGACGCAGGACTGCGAAGGCCTGGTCGGGGACGTGGCCCCGCTCGCCGTGGGGGACCGGCTGGaggtgcaggggctgcagggaagcgGCGCCGGCACCCGGCTGCTGTGCCACCGCCGTGCCGGGGAAGGGGACGAGGAGGAGGGCGAGGAGCTACTGCTGCCGCTGGACGTGAGCGGCGGCTTCTTGGAGGAGGCGTCGGACAGCAAGAAGtacaggctggaggagctgctgcagcggCAGCCGCTGCCCTGCGAGGTGCGGCTGGCAGCCCCGGACCCTGCGCTGGGGCGGGACGCGCTGgccgccctgcctgccctgcggCTGGAGGCGCTCCTGCACCAGCCCTTCCTGGTGGGCAGCTTCTGCGAGGAGCCGGAGGAGGGCTTCGAGATCCCGCCGCGGTGGCTGGACCTCTCCGTCTTGCTAAGCGAGGGGCCCGTCCACCCCCTGACCCCCTGCACCCTCCGCTGCCGGCTGGAGGAGCTGACCGAAGCCTTCTACTAccggctgctggcacagctgcccgGCAGCGCGGCCCAGCCCCCTCCGCGCCCTCCCAAGCCGGCGCGGTCGGGGACGGCCCCCGGGGGGAGGCGCCCCGCGGCCCCCAGATCCGCGACGCCTGTCAGCTGCCTTCTGGCTCCTCCGCTGCCGCCGCTCCCGGGCCCGCCCGGCCCGAGCGCCCCCGGGGCTGCAG